The region TCGCAAAAAACAGGTTTATCTTGTGGCACAGGTGATGTTACGTGATTTTGGTGGGCTTGATTGAGGAGCAGGGAGCATTTTCAAATGCAAAACctcatacacaaaaaaataaaaagagcagCAAACACAAATTCCTCAGGTTGACAACTctccaaatattttaaaagctaAAGCTAATCTGTACTAACATTGTAGCTCTACGTAGGTACGTACGTATTTGTCTTTGACATTACAGTTGCCTCTGTAATGTAGCTTAGCTTCCATGTCATGGGTAGAGAAACTTAGTGCAAACAGACAAATTACATATTATAGcctatttaatgtttttttttaattaaataaaaaaatatatatatatataaaaaaaaagtcagattgactttttcctttatgcgtcacatttttgtcattatcctTGCAAAATGTAACAcctaacaacaaaaaactgtgaaacGACAAAACACAAATGAGAAATGATGTTTAATTCCACAAGGCGATACATTACACGGTGCGTTTGTAAGTgcactttcattcatttttcagtACACTTGATGTAAACAGACCCTAGAACctaaagtgtgtgtgagtgagagctCAAGTAATGGAACATCAGGGaaaaataggaagaaaaaaaaagataagagaGGACGCATAGAAGACGAGATGGGTACATTTGGGGAAGAACTGAACGACGTGTCCACAATTTAGTCATTGAAAGCCGGCTTGCAGTCATGCATGCCAAAACTGGAGTGACAGTTGGCCAAAGGAATTGGAAGGCACAGATTTGTTTTATAAGCCTCTCCAAAAGTGGTCCCGTGGGGCGCCACAGTAGCCCTACTGCAATATGCTGTTAATAAATAATGCTTAACATGTAATGGGGGCTATAAAgaagacacaaaagtgtgatGTTGCATACAGAAATACGAAACTCCTCCCACAaaataaacaagacaaaaatttATGTGAATAAACTCTTGCCCAGTTACGACCAGGCAGGATGTCAGTCCCCGCTTCTCTAAaacataaaaagcaaaaaaaagaaagaaaagaagtcaCATCCTTGCTGGATGTGTCACGTGTATTACCACAATATGGTTGGTATGGCAACAAGCGTGGAGCACGGTGATGTCGCCAAGGCAGGGAAGCCGACCTGTTCACAGTCATCAATATATACGCATACATTACTGAGGCAAACACAAAAAACGCTGGCACACAATTTGCACTTTGCAACGCATGCTGATGCTGGACTCGTTTTGCTTGTGGAGCTGCAGAGAGATAAATACGGGGATGCAGAAGCTTTAGGGTTCATAATTACAGTTAGTAACTATGACCacattttgaaatgataaaaaaaaaagaaaaaaaatgatgtgtgtTCGAGACCTCCATTCATCACTTTTTATCTGTTTCATCATATGCCTACTTTAGtctcttcagaaaaaaaagcaattactTGTACTATGACgaccataaaaatataaatgcatttgtacaaataaaggcCTCCCTTAAAATAAACACCTTACCCAAAATAGACGCTCCAGGCAATATGAAGAATTACAGTATCAGTAAAGGAGTGTGGACACTCCTTCTCATTTACAGCTTGTgcaagtgccccccccccccccccctctcaaaaGGATGCTATATTGTTAGAGTAAACTGTCTGGCAGCAGAAAGCAAGACAACCCTTTAATATATAAGCCAAATGTGTAGACAAtctttaacaaacaaacatttgcttttgCATTAGCATTTGCATTGATTTGGACAGTATAATTCTTGCTACTCATATTACATTTATGATTCAACATGCATGTGTtagaaatgtgattttaagccTGCTTTGCCATAACATTTACAATTTCAGAAGCATGACATTTTTTCACTGCACCAAATGAGAAACATCGTGGCTCAACTTTTGTGCGGGTGCAAGGCTAGTCTATTGTGTTTGGGGTCACATCGAGCCTCGCTGGGCCTTCAGGTGTGGGTAGCAGATGTGATCGGACTGCCAGATCGTATCGGTGGCCCTCGCACCTGTTGATGACGTCAGTACAGCAgcgctactttaaaaaaaaaaaatgcgcaaGTCacgtgttcactttttttttttttatgtcttaatgataataggaacacattagcaatctaaactgacaatatttgtcccATCTCAGTAAATTAATTTGAGTGTATagcttttaaataattaatatttgttttactttttacatttatgtgCTATTTTATCtccatttttatatatttatttattaagggctggatatcgattctaatttgctcaatcgatttgattttgattcacaagggTTCAGTTCAATTTTCCTGATTCGATTCAATCTGATCCGCTTCAATTCAATCAAtaatgattaattatggaaccaTAATTTTATATCAATTCTCCTTAAAGATCAATGGCATGATTAAAAACTTCACAAAACGTAGGCAGTAACAggttaaataattcaataattgtaaataaagattCCGAGtggtcttaaagtgcaataagtcaggtctttcatgaatgtaagaaaatacttttaaattcatatgaacagtcatttttaagaaaacacttaagataacaaaaaattgcctttaaaattccattttattatgaattaatgggaaaacagagattaaaataatcgattcatggttttatgaatcaatatcagcctcaaaaaggaaaattgattcgatattgataaaaaaattttaaacccagccccatatttatttgtattttagctaatttattatttgttcaatataatttatttatttattatttattcaagtaTAATGCTCtcatattcttaggtttatttacgtttttacgatttcagtccatacattttgttatttaaattacatctttaatattttctttccaatgtttccACATCAACGGGATAACTTCCAGCCAATCCTGCAGCGTGACATCATTGGAAGGCAACCTGATACGATCTGGCAGCCCGAACACATCTGGAAACGACACCGGCGGACACAGCAGCCGCAAACCCCACCAAATCTGGCAATTGGTAACAGCTACTAGACTACACTCGGTCTAAAAACGGGCGCATCTTAATTTTCCTGCCAGGGTAAGTCtagtttgtgaatttggtaggcGCACTTCACCTTCTTGGGCGTTCCGGCGCACCGAGCTCCCAAGCCCTCCAGCGCATCTctaatttggtgacaaaaaagatgattttagACTCGGTAAAACTCGGCCGAACTTGTGGCACAGGTCTAAtgcgattttggtggatttgtcACAGGCAGACTTGGTGCACAATGGGGCAAACCGTTCACCGTTATACTCAATTCTACCTGTGCAAAATCTATGaatataccaaaagaaagaaaacttgcGCACAGTTTAACTGCACTTTGCGCTAGAACGAAAATAGGGCACCAGAACTTTACTTTCATCGCAACtgaccaacctttttgaaaatatatatttttgtgatgCAGTTTATTCATGATCTTCACACCTGCGGGATGACGCATGAGTGCAATGTTGGTGCCTCTACACAGCCATCTCATCGCCTAAACAGTCTGGCAAAGTCTCAGTATTCAACACATGGAAAAGTCGAGCGGCGCCGTCCAGCCCAGCTCCCTCCCCGAGGCCCCAACTGTCCCGGTCGTCACTCTCATCCGTGTTGGATTCATACTCCGATCCGATTCCCGATTCCCTGAACCGGAGCAGCTCCAGAGCTCCCAGCACCTGCTCGCCCATCGGCGAAGCGTCATCCGGAGCACCGTCGCTGGGTGTCTCGTCCGTCTCGTCCGTCCCGTCCGTCCCTCGCTCTTGCTCCTGGCCGTCCGAACCTCGCGAGGAGAAGCGGAAGCACTCCAGACGTATGGCGTTGCCGCCGAGGTTCAGGGGGCTGGTTTGGGCACCCATGGTGCTTGAGGAGCAGGACCCCGCGGGGAAGGAGACCCAAGCGCTGTCAGCACTCTGGTGTTGGGATAGAGAGGCTAACGGGCCGGTTGAAGGAGACGGAGTGAGCGGTTCACTGGGCGTGCTGGGGGGTCGTGCACGGAAAGTGATCTCCAGGAGGCTGTCCTGGGAGCCCACTGAGGACGGACACACATTAAAGGACATTTCTGAGCAAAGAGCAAGGGGAAGTGCACTGTGACTGGACTAATAATTCATGACTATTTGACAACGACTCATTTCCACATGCATGAACAGGACAGACACTTATGTTGATAAAATACACAAAGGATATGATTGCGTAAGTAGACAGAAAATCCAAaggtaccttgacttatgaaCTTTACTCACTCTTGTCATTCAATTTACTTACGTATCAAATAATTTctttccatttaaatgaatggaaatgatgaTAATCTGCTCTAGCCTgcccaaaacacattttttgttccaACTTCCAAGttcgtaaaaatgaaaaattgcaatgtaatgtaaaacacaaatacatacacaACACAAATATAAACCATAATAAAAAACGGGAAGGGTAATTAAACTGAAagccacacacaaaatacacaccTACATAGCAGTCCCATagcagttttactggattttgagtcTAGCTATATATAGATTAAGTAATGTATTATTGTAAGTAATGCAAGATACTTTAACTTTATGCAGTACAGTAACATTGCTTTTAAACAGTGGTTCTAAAAAAGTATATTACTTTAAAACAACTGTAATTAATAATATCGATTAATTTTGTCCCCTCCGTCAGCCGACACCTTATCGTGGGGGAGGGGTTTGGGTGTCCCAATGATCGTaagagctatgttgtctggggctttatgcccTTGGCAatgtcacccatggcaaacaggtcctaggtgagggaccagaccaAGCATGGCTTACATGATTCCTTATGATGAATACAACCATTGGCAAaacgtttcccttgcccggacgcagGTTACCGGGGCCCACTTCTGGAGCCAGGTCTGGAGGTGGGGTTCGCTGGCGAGAGCCTGATGGCCGGGCCTGCACCCATGGGGCCAGGCATAGCCCGAAGAGGCAACGTGgatcccccttcccatgggctcaccaccggtgggaggggccaaagggatAGGGTGCAGAGTGGGCTGGGCGGCAGCCAAGTGTGGGGACCTTGGCGGACCAatccccggctacagaagctggctcttgggacatggaatgtcacctctctggcggggaaggagcccgagctggtgtgtaaggccgagaagttccgactagacaTAGTTAGACTCACTTCCACACACAGtttgggctctggtaccagtcCTCTCAAGTGGGTATTACCTTCTTCCACTCTAGTGTTGCAcatggtgagaggcgcagagcaggtttGGGCAAACTTATTGCCCCCCCCGGCTCGGCGCCTGTGCGTTATGGTTCACACCAGTAGACAAGAGGGTAGCTTCCCttcgccttcgggtggggggacgggtcctgactgttgtttgtgcctaTGCACCAAAGTACCCACTTTTTTGGAGTTCTTAGAGAGTGTGATGGAGAGCGCCCCCCCTGGGGACTCCTCGTtttgctgggggacttcaacgctcatgtgggcaatgacagtgagacctggagtgGCGTGATTGGGAGAAACGCCCCCCCCCGTTAAAAACACGAgtggtgttctgttattggacttctgtgctcgtcacggattgtccataacgaacaccatgttcaaacataggggtgtccatatgtgcacttggcaccaggagggtgtgttccaactatagagggctCACCCTCCattctattcaggggtgctggagagaagggtccgtcgggaagtcgaatctcggattcaggaggagcagtgtggttttcgtcccggccgtggaacagggACCCAGCTCTataccctcagcagggtcctcaagGGTACGTGGGAGTTGGCCCAATCAGtctacatgtgctttgtggatttggagaaggcgtttgaccgggtccctcggggagtcctgtggggggtgcttcgggagtacggggtaccgagccccctgatacgggctgttcggtttctgtacgaccggtgtcagagtttggtccgcatttccggcagtaagtcggattcgtttcctgtgagggttggattCCGCCagggctgccctttgtcacagattctgttcataacttttatggacagaatttctaggcgcagccgaggcatTGAGGCTTGGtagcctcagcattgcatctctactttttgcagatgatgtggtgctgttgacttcttcaagctgtgatctccaactctcactggagcggttcgcagacgagtgtgaagtggttgggatgaagatcagcacctccgaatccgagaccatggtcctcagtcggaaaagggtggcgtgcccgctccgggtcggggaggaaatcctgccccaagtggaggagttttaagtatcttggggtcttgttcacgagtgaaggcaggatggagcggcAGATCAGCAGGCGGATCGGaatctgtatcggtccgttgtggtgaagaaagaGCTGTGCCgtaaggcaaagctctcgatttaccggccGATCTACGTTCTTACCCTcgctatgtctctcggctggccttgggatcccgccggtggagctggttgaagtggatGGGGAAGCTACTGCCCCCACGACCCGAGCTCGGACAAGCGccaaaagatggatggatggattaattttgtattattttacatttatcagGGATGAGGCTGAGTACCAATGCCAGGTATCGGGCCGAtccccagccttatttcaaggtatcaatACAGAATTCGCAATTTGCCTCTTGTGGcctttttacgatcaggaactagaaattagaagaacagaaaattgccatttatttctgcaattttaaggaaaattttaaataaatgaataaataataaatacataaaattatctgtcatttccctctttttaacattttatgtatcaaaaatactagtggtatcaataCTTTGTATCAATATCGGTGACTAtttaagagttgagtacttgtacaggtgtctgaaaaaagtggtactaAGCATCCTtgatatttacaatatttttaactcattcactcccagccattttcactgaagcaatcctctTTGCTCTAGTctcggctattttactggattctaaatgattttgcaaggcccacagaataatgtATTCTatcactataaaaacatggaacctaccaaaaagttttgcagcaattagcactataatacagctaagtttcatcattattcaccaaaatgtttcaaacagtgggtaaaatagctttttgcaacatgaccctggttgatctcttatactctgctgcaacctgcctatcattgcttcaagcattctcttcagtgcatcaaagccttttgtatgctctagcataaaaacaacaacataaaaaaaactataaatacgtatttgggaaaaaacatttaaaatagaacgtatttatacattttggggaataAATGCGCTGCATATCTACAAGTAACAATTCTCACTACAGTATATCCAAAACTTCCATGCCTGAAAACAAGTCCTTAGAATTGACTTAATTCAAACATGTACATTGGTtacacattaaaatgttttaatctaaCATATTTGAGTGGggaaatttttaattaattaattttaaaaagttaatttaccaCATTACCACACAATGTTGACATGTGCCTTTAAATGGCCGTTCTGGGCGTGGCCTAGTTAGTGACAACAGGAACTGACTCAAGCTCCTGCTGGTATGTCAGATTTTGGCCCataacacaaagcaaaaaaaaaagaaagaaaagaaaaacagccaTATTAAGTAAGTTGTGgcactcataagtcaaggtatAGCAGTAGTCTATTCCACTTACTGGATGTTAAATTTCCACCACCTTTGAGTTCCAATTCCTGGATCTGCTTGACAAGAAGCGATATATGCTGCAGCAAGTCAGTATTCTGCTGCAGCAGCCGCTGAACTCTCGTCTGGGCTTCGCTTCGAGCGCAAACCTCCACAGACAGCTGGCCCCGCAGCACATGCACCTGAGCAATAtcaaacagaaacaaagttCAAAATCagatccaataaaaaaaaagttctgtgtAGTTTTGACCTACATAACCCACATTCTACTAAATCATACACTGGTCAGTCCGCCCTACCACACATGGATCTAATTTTAGATGAGCAGGATAAATTGTAAATTGGTAATGATGGGGAAACTTGTTTCATTCATCTTTGTTGTCTGTCTTAGTGAAGTCACATCCACTCTGGGGAACAGAAATGTGTACTCATTGGCACACCCAGTTGACTCCTCTGCAATGCATGAGATAGGAACACGTTGGGGCACGACattcaattttgtggacattttatgcaaattttcaacatttcttcttttgtttttggacatgtcATGGTTACtttctgaacattttctttcaagctttttttaaaataattttttgggctttttgggggcaattttgtggacattttatgcaaattttcaacatttcttcttttgtttttgaacatgtCATGGTTACtttctgaacattttctttcaagCTTTTTCCTAAAtcatttttctgactttttggggcaattttgtgtacattttatgtaaaattttcaggatttcttcttttgattttggacattttatagctacttttcacattttcttttctgtcttttttattcaattctcttgacattttggttatttaattgtatgttttttttcttcttttcctcttcctttttggacattttatggtcattttttggccatttttaggttattaaaaaaaaaaagttttcatctaTCTTTTGTCTCtcattttctgtttaaaattagggttaactCAAAAATGACTCTAacaatttttgaatatttaattattcatttaaaaaaatctaaattaatatttcatttaaaaatacatatgtaaaaaataaataaataataatttctactaAAGTTTCCCCTCCCCACAGGGAGTCAAGGAGAGAGACTAAAAAAGCCAGAGCTCCAGAGCCCCAGGTTTCAGAACCCTGACATAGACAAACCACATACGTtataatagtttgggaatttgttagtttttattttggtttgatttatgttgtttcaattcagttattttttgttagtttttagagcaggtttgtttgtttttatcagtttttattttttcccaaaatatttcGTTTTGGtttatagtttttattagttttagtattagtttatatatatatatatatatatatatatatatatatatgtatagagtATTTTttgagtgcaaaaaaagttagttttaattattttgttcgTTAACTTAAGTAACTTTGATAAGTATAAGGTGTATGTATGCAGCACATCCGTATTCTCGAGCACGGCAAACTTGCTGTCTGCTGGAGTtgccatgtatttatttatctcaggTTTTACGTCTTATGGGACCTTTGCAACTTTGAAGATAAATTTGCTAACATTGGCAGCTAGCTTACTCTCATGCATTGATTGGTGTCTGTCATACTCAATAGGGTACAGAAAGAGAGATAAAACTAGTCatcacttttgttgaaatattGTATACAAGATGAAAATGGTAATAATGCTTTTCTCAGTGTGACTGGTTGGTGTAGACACATTTTATGAAGTTGTATGTTTGATCGAGTTGAACGGTTCCCTGATCAACAAAGGCTGCGCTAGGCCGGCTGTTTCATTACTCTGGCTGTGGGGCTGAGTGGTTTGTGCTGCCTGACTTTGAAGCTCGTGAGAACCGCATGGTTCTATTCTTTGTCAGGACCACTTTGGTAGACATTTATGTTCATGTCATCATGTTGTCCTGAATAGTGATTTATAATACATAGCATGGTTATAATAGTTTTCATCATAATTTTCATCataattttcattatttctatatatgttttttgttgttgttgtttttgtttgttttttaaatttgtgttagttttaattagttttcagagcAAGTTTGTTAGATTTGATTAGTTTTTACCTTTATTCAAAAAGggttcatttttattagttttagtattagttttccaGTTTTTGGTGCATTTCTTGTgtgtaagatttaaaaaaaacatcacggtAAGTATTTTGTAGTAAAAACTcaattgtgtgcattttttaaataaaaatttctgCTTGAAAATTTACATACCCTttggggtatgtaaacttttgagcacaagtgtaaatgtacaaaagctaaatgtcacttaattacacaaaaaatcATTACCAAAATTCACATGGACATCTatactcatgtcaacttcaatctctgaaaatatcatatatatgtatatgtgtgtgtatataaactGAGCTAGCTCAATTTAAATAACACGGTTAAAACAACCGGTCCCACATAACTATTTCAGTTAAATTGGATTAATGCTGTCATGTTGAATTTACTCAACATTATTATGTTGAATTTACCAAAATCAATTGTGGTTTACATTTACCTgatattgttaaataaaaatcatcaatCCTCATTATGTTGAATTTACTTAACACCATTATGTAgaatttattttactattttttcttGATTTACTAAAATGGTAGCGCTTTTCCAACTATTAAAGGGAAATCGAGGGATATTGTACTAAGTTTGCAGCAAATGGCCATATGTATAATGAACTAGAAATTTACCTGCAAAaccagctttgtttttgcatgttAATTGGCAATTGCATGTACATATGGCAATTTGCTGCAGATGGACAGTCAAAACGTAGACAAACACATCAAGCATTTTAGGCCAGTTTTTGGCACATTTTGCTCTCAAAACTAATTTGTGATTGCAGTAGAACGGCATAGATCAATGGTAGCGTGGTCGTCTTCCAAACCAGTGGTTGTGGGGTTTGATACCTGATGCTTGAGTGACCATGAGGAAGTGTCCTTATGCCAGATACTGAGCATCCatagttgctcctgatgctccACCATCAGTAAGTGTGAAGCAAAACTTAGTACAGTATCCCTAGATTTTGCTTTAATTGTTGGAAAAGTGCTACCATTTCACTAAATCAAGAAAAAATAGTGTTAAATTAATTCTACATTATGGTGTTAAGTAAGTTCAACATAATGAGGattgatcatttttattttccaatgtCAGGTAAATTCAACACAATTACTTTTAGTAAATACAACATAATAATGTTGAGTAAATTCAACATGACAGCATTGTGTAAACACAGCTATATAATGTAGTAGGAATGCTCCGATCGATCATCCGCCGGTCATGATCGGACGATATTCATGAAAAAGTACGTGATCGGAATATTTGATCAAAGCTTTTCATTCCCGATCAAAAATCCGCTCATCCGCAGGTCATGCTTTGCAGCCTGTACGGCCTGAGAGACCAGACTCAGGGCAAATGTGTGAAGTCTTCTTCCGTCCCCCCTCGCTTCACATAGCAGGCGGCCCGCAGCCCCGTACGCATTCACACTTACTGCGGAGCGGTTTTTGTACGGCATGCGTACAATTTACACCGAGTGCGTTGCAAGAGCTGTACGTGTCGGGAAATCTGCACCCGTGAAAACACAATATTCCCCGGGGTCCACGCTGGACAGTTGAATTCACAcgataacaaccgtgtatataAAGGtatgctttttggacattatttctatTTCAGTTTTGTgattaaatagtgttattttgtcatttttaatttattttgtagcttgtttttttgtcatttaaatgtccgactcatgtcatattatgtagttagctagctcccaaacagttttattttgaaatacaccGTAGCTACCTTGGTGCCGACGCCCGAGTTCCTGTCCGGCTCGTTGGCTGGTTGCAACACAGATACAATGTGACTGAAAGAGTTACAGAAATTCATGGAGGTGGACatcttttaaaaatgtcttggtTGATTCATGGGTCAAACACCTGTTGTAAATGTAGATGTTCGGTTTCTTGCTAacagcaagttgtgcaaaatGTGCTGCAACAGCAAACAGTTTGACGTTTGTATTCAAAATTTAGTTTTAATAGCTTTTAGGCGAACTAATGaataaatgtatgaataaaaaaatgaatgaattaaaaaaaataaaaaaaaagagagcaatgatgatgacatgtcaaatcggtaaaattaccgaattaacaatagcgaactctccagaaaaaacaaaaaacaaaaaaaacaggtcacTTATTTTAGGTTCATTTGGAAATCCAAATGTCTATAAAATTTACTGCTCTAAAAAAACGAAAGGAACAAAGTGTTTATgctatgtatatgtatatatgattaaaaaattcaaaacaatgaattaattattactttgttcctttcatttttttgagTAGTATATGTATGAGAATTGCAATTGAGATCTATCCATTCATGTAACgaaacattttctttcaattgTATGCTTGGATGTTTTAAACACGACGTTCCAAATATATGTTGAGTACCTGAGCCGATGCCGCCAGTGCCTGTTGCTCCTGCTGCTGTAACTGTTTCTGCAGTAGTTGCACCTGGTGCTCAGAAGCGCTGGGGGCCTCCGCGGCTGACTGACCCGCGAAAGAAGCTTTTCTGGCCGGGG is a window of Vanacampus margaritifer isolate UIUO_Vmar chromosome 2, RoL_Vmar_1.0, whole genome shotgun sequence DNA encoding:
- the LOC144045033 gene encoding carboxyl-terminal PDZ ligand of neuronal nitric oxide synthase protein-like is translated as MPGVTKYNLVDDSLDLRIPMHNEEVFQHGVCFEAKYIGSLEVGRPGSRMEIVAAMRRIRYEFKLKNIKKKKVNIVVSTDFVKVILRKKKRKGWSWDESTILVTQDPIFRIFYVSHDAQDLKIFSYIARDGESNSFRCNVFKSKRKSQAMRIVRTVGQAFDVCHQLTSQKKTDDQDDEEGKEKESDAMPADKRLALSETDLEATTEESIECNTSSDLERNKKVLGNNGKGSDGSSLLLSSPARKASFAGQSAAEAPSASEHQVQLLQKQLQQQEQQALAASAQVHVLRGQLSVEVCARSEAQTRVQRLLQQNTDLLQHISLLVKQIQELELKGGGNLTSMGSQDSLLEITFRARPPSTPSEPLTPSPSTGPLASLSQHQSADSAWVSFPAGSCSSSTMGAQTSPLNLGGNAIRLECFRFSSRGSDGQEQERGTDGTDETDETPSDGAPDDASPMGEQVLGALELLRFRESGIGSEYESNTDESDDRDSWGLGEGAGLDGAARLFHVLNTETLPDCLGDEMAV